The genomic segment CCGTCTCTCCCTCTCCCTCTCTCTCCCTCTCTCCGTCCCTCTCTCTCCCTCTCTCCCCTCCCCAAACTCTCCCTCAAAAACTCCACTTCTCCGGCTTCAGGGCCATGTTTACCAGTTTTCCGATAATTCTGTTGTAAATTTCCTGTAATCGTTGATGGGTGCTCTGGTCCATGTACTGGCAGTGGAGGGAAAAATCCAGCCAGACCTGGGTTTCAGCGGCTTGACCCTCGGCGTCCGAAAGTTTGGCGATAAAGGATTTTGGATATTTACGTTTCCGAAAGGCCTCGGCCAAATTCGCGCAGACCGAACGGGATGAGCGTCGAATCTGGTCCACCAAGGAAAACCTCTCATCCTTTGGAAAGCCTTTGCTAATCTCAAATATTTCCATCGCAGCCCGAAAAGCCAGCTGATAGACATCCAGATCCTCATGCGTCCGAATCTTCACTCACACCCCCTCGCCCCCTCATCCCTCTCTCCCTCTCTCCCTCCCTCCCCCCGTCTCCCCGTCCCCCATCCCCCAGCGGCCCGAAGGAAAAGTCCCCAAGCAACCGGCGCAACCGCTCTTCCGTGCGGTGCAGGTTGGTGTAGTGCCGGAAGCGGGACAGGGCCGAGGCGTGGGAGAACCGGGGTTGGTCCGGGTCGATTTCCCACGGGTGCAGGTAGAAGATGAAGGGTTGGCCGTCCCGGGTGTTGATCCGCCGCAGGGCCAGGCGGGTGAACCAGTAGGGAAAGAGCCGGAAATAGCCGCCACCGGACACCGGAATCTTGCGTCCCAGGATCAGGGCCGTGGAGATGGGGTACTCGACCATGCCGGGCTGGGGCAGCTGGTATCGGAAGCGCGGGGCGTCCGGGATGCCGTAGGTGTCGTGGCGGATGGGAAAGATGCTGGAGTCGATGGTGAAGCCCAGGTCGGCGAGGATGTCCAGAGCCCAGAGGGAGTTTTGGGTGATGGAGTAGCTGGGGGCCCGGTAGGCGGTGACGGGCTGCCCGCCGAGATCCTCCAGCAGGCTTTTGGCCCGCGCGGTGTCCGCCCGGAATTCTTCCGGAGTCAGGTCATAGATGTTGCGGTGCCAGTAGCTGTGGCATCCCAGGTGGTGACCGCGCCGGGTGATGCGTTCAACCAGCTCGGGCTCCTGCTCGGCGACCCAGCCCAGGGTAAAGAAAGTGGCCGTGACCTGAAACTCGTCCAGAAGATCCAGAATGCGCCAGGTGTTCTCCCTGACCCGTCGAGGATGATCACCCCAGTCTTCCCGGCGGATGATCCGGGCAAAGGCATTGACCTGGAAGTAGTCTTCCACATCGATGGTCAGGTAGTTGCGCATGGGTGAAGAGTTAGCAAGATTGGTGCCGAT from the Desulfonatronum thioautotrophicum genome contains:
- a CDS encoding four helix bundle protein; the encoded protein is MKIRTHEDLDVYQLAFRAAMEIFEISKGFPKDERFSLVDQIRRSSRSVCANLAEAFRKRKYPKSFIAKLSDAEGQAAETQVWLDFSLHCQYMDQSTHQRLQEIYNRIIGKLVNMALKPEKWSF
- a CDS encoding XrtA system polysaccharide deacetylase, which encodes MRNYLTIDVEDYFQVNAFARIIRREDWGDHPRRVRENTWRILDLLDEFQVTATFFTLGWVAEQEPELVERITRRGHHLGCHSYWHRNIYDLTPEEFRADTARAKSLLEDLGGQPVTAYRAPSYSITQNSLWALDILADLGFTIDSSIFPIRHDTYGIPDAPRFRYQLPQPGMVEYPISTALILGRKIPVSGGGYFRLFPYWFTRLALRRINTRDGQPFIFYLHPWEIDPDQPRFSHASALSRFRHYTNLHRTEERLRRLLGDFSFGPLGDGGRGDGGREGERERGMRGRGGVSEDSDA